From one Flavobacterium sp. N502536 genomic stretch:
- a CDS encoding AAA family ATPase has product MEENTTTLDIRAINEKIERESAFIDLLTMEMNKVIVGQKHMVERLLIGLLGQGHILLEGVPGLAKTLAINTLSQAVQGSFSRIQFTPDLLPADVVGTMIYNIKANEFSIKKGPIFANFVLADEINRAPAKVQSALLEAMQEKQVTIGDTTFKLDRPFLVLATQNPVEQEGTYQLPEAQVDRFMLKTVIDYPKIDEERFVIRQNLKGSYEKVNPVVSVEQILRAQEAVREVYMDEKIEKYILDIIFATRYPEKYKLADLKPLISFGASPRGSINLANAAKCYAFIKRRGYVIPEDVRAVVHDVLRHRVGITYEAEAENITSVDIINKIVNEIEVP; this is encoded by the coding sequence ATGGAAGAAAATACAACGACTTTAGACATTAGAGCGATAAATGAAAAAATTGAAAGAGAAAGTGCTTTTATAGACCTTCTTACAATGGAAATGAACAAAGTTATTGTGGGCCAGAAACATATGGTCGAGCGTTTACTAATCGGACTTTTGGGACAGGGGCACATTTTGCTTGAAGGTGTTCCGGGATTAGCCAAAACTTTAGCGATAAATACTTTGTCGCAGGCAGTTCAGGGTTCGTTCAGCCGTATTCAGTTTACTCCAGACTTATTGCCTGCCGATGTTGTTGGAACGATGATTTACAATATCAAAGCCAACGAATTTTCTATTAAAAAAGGGCCAATCTTTGCTAATTTCGTCCTTGCCGATGAGATTAACCGTGCTCCGGCAAAGGTGCAATCTGCACTTTTGGAGGCGATGCAGGAAAAACAAGTTACTATTGGCGATACCACTTTCAAACTAGATCGTCCATTCTTAGTACTTGCAACCCAAAACCCGGTAGAACAGGAAGGAACATACCAGCTTCCGGAAGCGCAAGTCGATCGTTTTATGCTTAAAACTGTAATTGACTATCCAAAAATTGACGAAGAGCGTTTTGTAATTCGTCAAAACCTAAAAGGAAGTTACGAAAAAGTAAATCCTGTAGTTTCTGTAGAGCAAATTTTGCGTGCGCAGGAGGCTGTTCGTGAAGTTTATATGGACGAAAAAATCGAAAAATATATCTTAGATATCATCTTTGCTACCCGTTATCCGGAGAAGTACAAACTTGCCGACTTAAAACCTCTTATCAGTTTTGGAGCATCACCACGTGGAAGTATCAATTTAGCTAATGCAGCAAAATGTTACGCTTTCATCAAACGTCGTGGTTATGTAATTCCCGAAGATGTTCGTGCAGTTGTACATGATGTTCTGCGTCACAGAGTGGGTATTACTTATGAGGCCGAAGCCGAAAACATTACTTCTGTAGACATTATCAACAAAATCGTAAACGAGATTGAAGTACCTTAA
- a CDS encoding BatD family protein, which produces MKLKFYIFLFLLSSAVFAQQKQVETSIDTTKNKIGAEFKLTLKTVVSSKSTVVFPKLKNIGPLEVIQSYPIDTVKKNDTYELIKKYGLTQFDSGKYTIPAIKILIDKKPYLTDSIRVEVANVKVDTLQQKMYDIKDITPADSGMGKWWLYLLILIVILAIGAFVYWYVKKHQKKKIEEEVYKTPIEKATSLLNNLEQKELVQKGEIKEYYSELTDIARNYIEEAIHIPAMESTTSELIQAIRTASTKKKMTLTPETVENLERVLRQADLVKFAKSKPLEFEITEDRNKIQKVILTLDNAIPTEVPAEEEDQLLNEAQKQKQIKLQLLKKRNKRIAISVGSVLFLLIATTAFFIVTKGFTYVKDNVIGHPSKELLEGEWVKSEYGNPGILIETPKVLKRMDTQKVLPKETMALIKEMQLFAYGRMVGNFYVTVSTSKFKNPVELDLAKALEGSLKVIEAQGGQNIIVKQEDFQTNEGVQGLKGYGTMTVFNPVDKTSSKAYYELLLFKQDQGLQQILILHEEGDTYANDITTRILNSVELRKASN; this is translated from the coding sequence ATGAAATTAAAATTTTACATATTTTTATTTTTACTTTCTTCCGCTGTTTTTGCGCAACAAAAACAAGTAGAGACAAGCATTGATACTACAAAAAATAAAATTGGCGCCGAATTTAAACTAACCTTAAAAACGGTTGTAAGTTCGAAGTCTACCGTTGTTTTTCCGAAACTAAAAAACATAGGACCTTTAGAGGTGATTCAATCGTATCCGATTGATACCGTAAAGAAAAACGACACTTACGAACTGATCAAAAAATATGGTTTAACACAATTTGATTCCGGAAAATATACCATTCCGGCGATTAAGATTTTAATTGACAAAAAACCTTACTTAACAGATTCTATTCGTGTTGAAGTGGCGAATGTAAAAGTCGACACCCTGCAACAAAAAATGTACGACATCAAAGACATCACTCCAGCCGATAGCGGCATGGGCAAATGGTGGCTTTATCTTTTAATTCTGATTGTAATTCTGGCCATTGGTGCTTTTGTATATTGGTACGTTAAGAAACACCAAAAGAAAAAGATAGAAGAGGAAGTTTACAAAACACCTATCGAAAAGGCGACCAGCTTACTAAACAATCTGGAGCAAAAAGAATTGGTGCAAAAAGGCGAAATTAAAGAATACTACAGTGAACTAACGGATATCGCCCGAAACTATATCGAAGAAGCCATTCACATTCCGGCCATGGAAAGCACCACTTCTGAACTGATTCAGGCCATCAGAACGGCTTCGACCAAAAAGAAAATGACTTTAACTCCGGAAACCGTTGAAAACCTAGAACGTGTACTACGTCAGGCGGATTTGGTAAAATTTGCGAAGTCTAAACCTTTAGAGTTTGAAATTACGGAAGACCGAAATAAAATTCAAAAAGTAATCTTAACCCTTGATAATGCTATTCCGACCGAAGTTCCGGCAGAGGAAGAAGATCAATTGTTGAACGAAGCACAAAAGCAAAAACAGATTAAGCTGCAGTTGTTAAAGAAACGCAACAAACGCATTGCGATTTCGGTAGGCTCGGTTTTGTTTTTATTAATAGCCACTACAGCCTTTTTTATCGTTACCAAAGGTTTCACCTATGTAAAAGATAATGTAATCGGACATCCGTCGAAAGAATTATTAGAGGGAGAATGGGTAAAAAGTGAGTACGGAAATCCGGGTATTTTAATCGAGACGCCAAAGGTTTTAAAACGTATGGATACACAGAAAGTGCTTCCGAAAGAAACTATGGCGCTGATCAAAGAAATGCAGCTTTTTGCTTATGGAAGAATGGTGGGTAATTTCTATGTAACCGTTTCAACAAGCAAATTTAAAAATCCGGTAGAACTTGATCTGGCCAAAGCACTAGAAGGTTCTCTAAAAGTTATTGAAGCTCAGGGCGGACAAAATATTATTGTAAAACAAGAAGATTTTCAAACCAACGAAGGCGTTCAGGGACTAAAAGGATACGGAACCATGACGGTCTTCAATCCGGTTGACAAAACAAGCTCAAAAGCATATTACGAACTTTTACTCTTTAAACAGGATCAGGGATTACAACAAATCCTGATTTTACACGAAGAAGGAGACACTTATGCGAATGATATTACAACCAGAATATTAAATTCTGTCGAACTTAGAAAAGCGAGTAACTAA
- a CDS encoding vWA domain-containing protein encodes MNKITFLNPEFFWLFLLIPIAIAWFFWKRNQQSATLKMSSTQGFKNSESLLTRLKPCLYVFRVIALSSLIVALARPRTVDISNQTKTTKGIDIVMAIDVSGSMLAKDLKPNRMEALKRVAADFVEERPNDRIGLVLYASEAYTKTPVTSDKAIILEAIKGIKYDTVLQDGTGIGMGLATAVNRLKDSKAKSRVIILMTDGVNNAGFIEPETASDIAKQYGIKVYTIGIGTNGMALSPYAYAPNGGFLFKMQKVEIDEQLMKSIARKTDGTYFRATSNDRLAEIYNAINKLETTEIQELKFYDYDEKYRGFVLLAAFLLLLEVGLRNTVYRSFI; translated from the coding sequence ATGAATAAGATAACTTTTTTAAATCCGGAATTCTTTTGGTTATTTCTGTTAATTCCAATTGCGATCGCCTGGTTCTTCTGGAAACGCAACCAGCAGTCGGCGACTTTAAAGATGAGTTCCACGCAGGGTTTCAAAAACAGCGAATCATTGCTGACCAGATTAAAACCTTGTTTATATGTTTTCAGGGTTATTGCCTTAAGCTCTTTAATCGTTGCTTTAGCAAGACCAAGAACGGTTGACATCAGCAATCAGACTAAAACCACAAAAGGAATCGATATTGTAATGGCAATTGACGTTTCGGGTAGTATGCTGGCCAAAGATTTAAAGCCAAACCGTATGGAAGCTTTAAAAAGAGTGGCTGCAGATTTTGTTGAGGAAAGACCTAATGACAGGATCGGATTGGTTTTATATGCCTCAGAAGCATACACCAAAACTCCCGTTACAAGTGACAAAGCCATAATCTTAGAAGCCATAAAAGGAATCAAATACGATACGGTGCTGCAAGACGGAACCGGAATTGGAATGGGATTGGCAACAGCCGTAAACCGCTTAAAAGACAGCAAGGCAAAAAGCCGTGTCATTATTTTAATGACCGATGGTGTAAACAATGCCGGTTTTATCGAGCCTGAAACCGCTTCAGACATTGCAAAACAATATGGAATAAAAGTATATACCATTGGAATTGGTACCAACGGAATGGCTTTGTCTCCATATGCATACGCGCCAAACGGAGGTTTCTTATTTAAAATGCAAAAAGTAGAAATCGACGAGCAACTCATGAAAAGCATCGCCCGTAAAACAGACGGAACTTATTTTAGAGCCACAAGCAACGATCGATTGGCCGAAATATACAATGCAATCAATAAGTTAGAAACCACTGAAATACAAGAATTAAAATTCTACGATTACGATGAAAAGTACAGAGGATTTGTTTTATTAGCAGCCTTTTTACTATTATTGGAAGTAGGTTTACGAAATACGGTTTACAGAAGCTTTATTTGA
- a CDS encoding DUF58 domain-containing protein: MDTKELLKKVRKIEIKTKRLSNHIFSGEYHSSFKGRGMTFSEVRQYQYGDDIRNIDWNVTARYNEAHVKVFEEERELTMVLMVDISGSEGFGSKSQFKKDIVTEIAATMAFSATQNNDKIGLILFSDNVELYIPPKKGRSHVLRIIRELIEFEPKSHKTDISQALKFLSGTQKKKAIVFMISDFMSENYEQTLKIASKKHDITGVRVYDIREEKIPNLGMVSMLDAETGKVQLVNTGSKTVRLNYEKHYQERVNYFKDIFSKSGAGVVNTRVDENYVTKLLGYFKSR; encoded by the coding sequence ATGGATACAAAAGAGCTTTTAAAAAAAGTACGGAAAATAGAAATCAAAACCAAAAGACTGAGCAATCACATCTTTTCGGGAGAATACCACTCTTCCTTTAAAGGGCGAGGGATGACTTTTAGTGAAGTACGTCAATACCAATATGGCGATGACATTCGTAACATCGATTGGAATGTAACGGCGCGCTACAATGAAGCCCACGTAAAAGTTTTTGAAGAAGAACGCGAACTAACCATGGTTTTAATGGTGGATATTTCGGGCTCTGAAGGTTTTGGTTCAAAAAGTCAGTTTAAAAAAGACATCGTCACCGAGATTGCGGCAACGATGGCTTTTTCGGCTACACAAAATAATGATAAAATTGGTTTAATATTATTCTCTGACAATGTAGAGTTGTATATTCCCCCAAAAAAAGGACGTTCTCATGTACTGCGAATCATTCGTGAGTTAATTGAATTTGAACCTAAAAGTCACAAAACCGATATTTCACAAGCTTTGAAATTCCTGTCCGGAACACAAAAAAAGAAAGCTATCGTTTTTATGATTTCCGATTTTATGTCTGAAAATTACGAGCAGACTTTAAAAATTGCTTCTAAAAAACACGACATAACCGGCGTTCGCGTATACGATATCCGCGAGGAAAAAATTCCAAATTTAGGGATGGTGAGTATGCTTGATGCTGAAACAGGAAAAGTACAATTGGTCAATACCGGTTCAAAAACGGTGCGACTCAATTACGAAAAACATTACCAGGAGCGCGTAAACTATTTCAAAGATATTTTCAGCAAATCGGGAGCAGGAGTCGTAAATACAAGAGTCGACGAAAATTATGTGACCAAATTATTAGGTTATTTCAAATCAAGATAA
- a CDS encoding aldo/keto reductase, translated as MSKTALSPIISGTMNWGVWDKNLTLKEMENMIQICIENKITTFDHADIYGAYTTEADFGKAFQASKISREKLQLITKCGIQMIAESRKNTIKHYDYSKEYIVWSVEESLKKLKTDYVDVFLLHRPSPLMQADEIAEAVEKLKSEGKIIDFGLSNFTSSQTELIRQKTEVSYNQVQFSATNFEPMVDGSFDYMQTHGIRPLSWNPLGTVFREDTKKTRRLKKLMVELVKKYGFGSDTLLLAWILKHPAKVIPIAGTVNVARIQSLMKAVELEMDKEDWFAIWTESMGDDVA; from the coding sequence ATGAGTAAAACAGCATTATCGCCTATTATTTCGGGCACTATGAATTGGGGTGTATGGGATAAAAACCTAACACTTAAAGAAATGGAAAACATGATACAGATTTGTATCGAAAATAAAATAACTACTTTTGATCACGCAGATATTTACGGCGCTTATACTACGGAAGCCGATTTTGGAAAAGCATTTCAGGCCAGTAAAATTTCGCGTGAAAAATTACAATTAATCACCAAATGCGGTATCCAGATGATTGCTGAAAGCCGTAAAAATACAATCAAACATTACGATTACTCTAAAGAATATATTGTATGGTCTGTTGAAGAATCATTGAAGAAACTGAAAACAGATTATGTTGACGTTTTTTTACTGCACAGACCTAGTCCGCTTATGCAGGCCGATGAAATTGCAGAAGCCGTTGAAAAGCTAAAATCAGAAGGTAAAATTATCGATTTCGGACTTTCAAATTTTACCAGTTCACAAACCGAGCTGATTCGTCAGAAAACAGAAGTGAGCTATAATCAGGTGCAGTTTTCAGCAACCAATTTTGAGCCTATGGTTGACGGAAGTTTTGATTATATGCAAACACACGGAATCCGTCCGTTGTCATGGAATCCGCTTGGAACGGTTTTTAGAGAAGACACTAAAAAAACACGCCGTTTGAAAAAGCTGATGGTGGAATTAGTTAAAAAATATGGTTTTGGTTCAGATACCCTTTTATTGGCGTGGATTTTAAAACATCCGGCCAAAGTAATTCCAATTGCCGGAACTGTAAATGTTGCCCGAATTCAATCGCTGATGAAAGCAGTAGAATTGGAAATGGATAAAGAAGACTGGTTCGCGATCTGGACGGAAAGTATGGGTGACGATGTGGCTTAG